One Curtobacterium sp. MCLR17_032 genomic window carries:
- a CDS encoding LuxR family transcriptional regulator has product MAEEAASSERRPTTAPARLSWPVITRDEEDRAVAVVGEHRWSVALVGAAGLGKTTVAARVTDRVAAQERDTDPLVVPITAVAAGSSMPFGAVSDRFGDVLGDDLTEPVPAEARLRDAAEAEGRDLLLRVDDADLLDALSARYVAWLVRDQHARLVLTCRDFTALAEPLRALWQDDLLERIDLEPLDVAEASSLIERALGAPLEPASVEQVHRATQGNPLYLREVVRAGLSSGSLEHTALSWYWRGRVTASMSLADMYRTELGALPGELRDVVEIVALAEPIPLSRLIALVDGRDLDRMVGLGFVRIDSTDTGSPVARSSHPLIGEVVRALVPVARRTSLFARANAFRTDRPEGAPPAARLRSTLWALECGIVPPVDQLLDAARVAGGLQEHESAIVLTTAALNAGPDAGLTPTDRVRTHCLRSLAYGYSSGREAGRLDAEAAWGLVTSGPRVDDVAVVEACETLANLRQFHDDDTSAAVALTESAMQFVDLETAEQLRLLRLSHLGWGGDFTEVRQEIERTGVLHAPAIPRSFLPIAACAVAALGTGGRLDEAIRLAQACLATAAVHLEDSPWSVGEIVSVMHQVQVWRGDIAEMVTQVPVSRSDPFLKYDFTLELFGIGNQALGQRRWSDAVTAFTAACERYAVDDPGGFAAYAWSRLAMSQAYAGMTDAAAESVERARTTPLRAMRILGDQIEMTIAWAEALLGNPAGLHRADELIARGTASGAWTHVLYGQALHYVMDIAAGRDTTSSLDRLQDAAGRVDGPLASAITQYADALRSGDRGWIASAQADLAACGMAVTAGRRTQPLTKREYEVAQLAAQGFSNRRIAEHLGLSVRTIDAHMSRVFAKWDLRSRSELAEMV; this is encoded by the coding sequence ATGGCCGAGGAGGCCGCGTCGAGCGAGCGCCGTCCGACGACCGCCCCCGCCCGCCTGTCCTGGCCCGTGATCACCCGTGACGAAGAGGACCGCGCGGTCGCCGTCGTCGGCGAGCACCGGTGGAGTGTCGCCCTCGTGGGGGCCGCCGGGCTCGGCAAGACCACCGTCGCTGCCCGCGTCACCGACCGGGTCGCCGCGCAGGAGCGGGACACGGACCCGCTGGTCGTGCCGATCACCGCCGTGGCCGCCGGGTCGTCGATGCCCTTCGGCGCGGTGTCGGACCGGTTCGGGGACGTCCTGGGCGACGACCTGACCGAACCCGTGCCGGCCGAGGCGCGCCTCCGGGACGCCGCCGAGGCGGAAGGACGCGACCTGCTCCTCCGGGTCGACGACGCCGACCTGCTCGACGCCCTGTCGGCCCGCTACGTCGCCTGGCTCGTGCGGGACCAGCACGCGCGGCTCGTGCTGACCTGCCGGGACTTCACGGCCCTCGCCGAACCCCTGCGGGCGCTGTGGCAGGACGACCTGCTCGAACGCATCGACCTGGAACCGCTCGACGTGGCCGAGGCATCGTCCCTGATCGAGCGCGCGCTCGGCGCCCCGCTCGAACCGGCGTCGGTGGAGCAGGTCCACCGGGCGACGCAGGGCAACCCGCTGTACCTGCGCGAGGTCGTGCGGGCCGGCCTGTCCTCGGGCTCGCTCGAGCACACCGCCCTCAGCTGGTACTGGCGCGGACGGGTCACGGCGTCGATGAGCCTGGCGGACATGTACCGCACCGAACTCGGGGCGTTGCCGGGCGAGCTCCGGGACGTCGTGGAGATCGTCGCCCTCGCCGAACCGATCCCGCTGTCCCGCCTGATCGCCCTGGTCGACGGACGCGACCTCGACCGCATGGTGGGGCTCGGCTTCGTCCGGATCGACTCGACCGACACCGGCAGCCCGGTCGCGCGCTCCTCGCACCCGCTCATCGGCGAGGTCGTCCGCGCCCTGGTGCCCGTCGCACGCCGGACCTCGCTGTTCGCCCGCGCCAACGCCTTCCGCACCGACCGGCCCGAGGGGGCACCACCGGCAGCCCGACTCCGCTCGACCCTCTGGGCACTCGAGTGCGGCATCGTGCCCCCGGTCGACCAGCTGCTCGACGCGGCCCGGGTCGCCGGCGGCCTGCAGGAGCACGAGAGCGCCATCGTCCTGACGACCGCGGCCCTCAACGCGGGGCCCGACGCTGGCCTCACCCCGACCGACCGGGTGCGCACCCACTGCCTCCGGTCCCTGGCCTACGGGTACAGCAGCGGGCGCGAGGCCGGCCGGCTCGACGCCGAAGCGGCCTGGGGCCTGGTGACCTCGGGCCCGCGGGTCGACGACGTCGCCGTGGTCGAGGCGTGCGAGACCCTCGCGAACCTCCGCCAGTTCCACGACGACGACACCTCGGCGGCCGTCGCCCTCACCGAGTCCGCGATGCAGTTCGTGGACCTCGAGACGGCCGAGCAGCTCCGGCTCCTGCGGCTGTCACACCTCGGCTGGGGTGGCGACTTCACCGAGGTCCGACAGGAGATCGAGCGCACCGGCGTCCTGCACGCCCCGGCGATCCCGCGGTCCTTCCTGCCGATCGCCGCCTGTGCCGTCGCAGCCCTCGGCACCGGCGGGCGACTCGACGAGGCAATCCGGCTCGCGCAGGCGTGCCTGGCCACGGCCGCCGTGCACCTCGAGGACTCCCCCTGGAGCGTCGGCGAGATCGTGTCCGTCATGCACCAGGTCCAGGTGTGGCGGGGCGACATCGCCGAGATGGTGACCCAGGTGCCGGTCAGCCGGTCGGACCCGTTCCTGAAGTACGACTTCACGCTCGAGCTGTTCGGCATCGGCAACCAGGCACTGGGACAACGCCGGTGGTCGGACGCCGTCACCGCGTTCACGGCCGCGTGCGAGCGGTACGCCGTCGACGACCCGGGTGGGTTCGCCGCCTACGCGTGGTCCCGTCTGGCGATGTCGCAGGCGTACGCGGGCATGACCGACGCGGCTGCCGAGTCCGTCGAGCGGGCGCGGACGACTCCGCTCCGGGCGATGCGGATCCTCGGCGACCAGATCGAGATGACCATCGCGTGGGCCGAGGCGCTGCTCGGCAACCCCGCCGGGCTCCACCGCGCCGACGAGCTGATCGCCCGCGGGACCGCCTCGGGCGCCTGGACGCACGTGCTCTACGGGCAGGCGCTGCACTACGTGATGGACATCGCGGCCGGTCGGGACACCACGTCGTCGCTCGACCGACTGCAGGACGCGGCGGGACGGGTCGACGGGCCCCTGGCGAGCGCGATCACCCAGTACGCGGACGCACTGCGCTCGGGCGACCGCGGGTGGATCGCCAGCGCCCAGGCCGACCTGGCTGCGTGCGGGATGGCCGTGACCGCTGGACGTCGGACGCAGCCGCTGACGAAGCGGGAGTACGAGGTCGCCCAGCTCGCGGCCCAGGGGTTCTCGAACCGGCGGATCGCCGAGCACCTCGGGCTGTCGGTGCGGACGATCGACGCGCACATGTCGCGGGTGTTCGCGAAGTGGGACCTGCGCTCGCGGTCCGAGCTCGCCGAGATGGTCTGA
- a CDS encoding aldo/keto reductase has translation MQQTTLGSQGLTASAMGLGCMGMSAFYGGATETGSVETIRRALDLGITLFDTAEAYGPFANEELLGRALGADRDRAVIASKFATDFTDDGVPIGLDGSPEHARRAIDRSLSHLGTDHVDLWYLHRVDPAVPIEDTVGAMGEAVTAGKARYLGVSETAADTLRRAHATFPVTAIQSEYSLFERDAEHNGVLDTARELGVGFVPFSPLGRGFLGGTLTRRDDLPVGDARRDLPRFSDDAIAANLRIVAALRTIADEKGITPAQLALAWVVRAGTVPIPGTTKAARVEENVAALDVELTADDLARIDAASPHGAATGARNTAAGMARDRG, from the coding sequence GTGCAACAGACGACACTGGGCTCGCAGGGCCTGACCGCCTCGGCGATGGGCCTCGGGTGCATGGGGATGAGCGCCTTCTACGGGGGCGCGACCGAGACCGGGTCGGTCGAGACGATCCGGCGGGCGCTCGACCTGGGCATCACGCTGTTCGACACCGCCGAGGCCTACGGGCCGTTCGCGAACGAGGAACTCCTCGGCCGCGCCCTCGGTGCCGACCGCGACCGAGCCGTCATCGCCTCGAAGTTCGCCACCGACTTCACCGACGACGGGGTCCCGATCGGGCTGGACGGCTCCCCCGAGCACGCCAGACGAGCGATCGACCGGTCCCTGTCGCACCTGGGCACCGACCACGTCGACCTCTGGTACCTGCACCGCGTCGACCCGGCCGTCCCGATCGAGGACACCGTCGGAGCGATGGGCGAAGCCGTGACCGCCGGCAAGGCCCGGTACCTCGGCGTCTCCGAGACCGCAGCCGACACCCTCCGCCGGGCACATGCGACCTTCCCCGTCACGGCGATCCAGTCGGAGTACAGCCTGTTCGAGCGTGATGCCGAGCACAACGGCGTCCTGGACACCGCGCGCGAACTCGGCGTCGGTTTCGTCCCGTTCTCACCGCTCGGTCGCGGGTTCCTCGGTGGCACTCTGACCCGAAGGGACGACCTGCCGGTGGGTGACGCCCGACGCGACCTGCCGCGGTTCTCCGACGACGCGATCGCGGCCAACCTCCGCATCGTGGCGGCGCTCCGCACCATCGCGGACGAGAAGGGGATCACTCCGGCGCAGCTCGCTCTCGCCTGGGTGGTCCGGGCCGGTACCGTCCCGATCCCCGGCACCACGAAGGCCGCCCGCGTCGAGGAGAACGTGGCCGCGTTGGACGTCGAGCTGACGGCGGACGACCTCGCGCGGATCGACGCCGCGTCACCGCACGGCGCGGCCACCGGCGCGCGGAACACCGCGGCGGGGATGGCGCGCGATCGCGGCTGA
- a CDS encoding FAD-dependent oxidoreductase, which produces MIRPAERARVVVIGAGQAGLSVAWHLQRAGLVAGHDLVVLDRAPGTGGAWQFRWDALRLGIAHRVHDLPGMHEMGLRFDDADQSRPAREVVAEYYRRFEEHHDLRVRRPVGVTAVRHGDGPGSDTLLVETRDEHGVAGTIRAEAVVNASGTWGTPFVPWVPGRDAFRGRQLDTTGYRDAREFAGQDVVVVGGGTSAIGFLLELDGIARSTRWFTRRPVVWSDDPALATGAAVAAVADQDRAARAGRTLPSIVSGTGLPVSPRIRRGLARGLLEAEPMFTRLDGDGVLTADSEHVHADAVIWATGFRADLRHLAPLRLRTEAGGVVVEDGRSTAEPRLFLAGYGPQASTIGANRAGRRIARQVLAVLADDDVAHTHTDTDTAGAAAAADDDAAPDGQSAAGA; this is translated from the coding sequence ATGATCCGCCCAGCAGAACGAGCCCGCGTCGTCGTCATCGGTGCTGGTCAGGCCGGACTCTCGGTCGCGTGGCACCTGCAGCGCGCGGGCCTCGTCGCGGGCCACGACCTGGTGGTCCTGGACCGTGCTCCGGGGACGGGAGGCGCGTGGCAGTTCCGGTGGGACGCCCTGCGGCTCGGCATCGCCCACCGGGTGCACGACCTGCCCGGGATGCACGAGATGGGCCTGCGGTTCGACGACGCAGACCAGTCGCGGCCGGCCCGGGAGGTCGTGGCCGAGTACTACCGCCGGTTCGAGGAGCACCACGACCTCCGCGTGCGTCGGCCGGTCGGGGTGACGGCCGTCCGGCACGGTGACGGTCCCGGATCGGACACCCTGCTGGTCGAGACCCGCGACGAGCACGGTGTCGCGGGGACGATCCGGGCCGAGGCGGTCGTCAACGCCTCGGGCACGTGGGGCACCCCGTTCGTGCCGTGGGTCCCCGGGCGCGATGCCTTCCGTGGCCGGCAGCTCGACACGACGGGCTACCGCGACGCGAGGGAGTTCGCCGGGCAGGACGTGGTGGTCGTCGGCGGTGGCACGAGCGCGATCGGGTTCCTGCTGGAACTGGACGGCATCGCCCGGTCGACCCGGTGGTTCACCCGGCGTCCCGTCGTCTGGTCGGACGACCCGGCCCTGGCGACCGGCGCGGCCGTGGCGGCGGTCGCGGACCAGGACCGCGCTGCCCGGGCCGGTCGCACCCTGCCGAGCATCGTCAGCGGGACCGGGTTGCCGGTGTCCCCGAGGATCCGCCGTGGCCTGGCCCGGGGGCTCCTCGAAGCTGAACCGATGTTCACACGACTCGACGGCGACGGGGTCCTGACGGCCGACAGCGAGCACGTCCACGCCGACGCCGTGATCTGGGCGACGGGCTTCCGCGCCGACCTCAGGCACCTCGCGCCGTTGCGCCTCCGGACCGAGGCGGGCGGGGTCGTCGTCGAGGACGGTCGGTCCACCGCCGAGCCGCGGCTGTTCCTCGCCGGCTACGGTCCCCAGGCCTCGACGATCGGGGCGAACCGGGCCGGCCGCCGGATCGCGCGCCAGGTGCTGGCCGTCCTGGCCGACGACGACGTGGCCCACACCCACACCGACACCGACACCGCCGGTGCTGCTGCCGCCGCTGACGATGACGCTGCTCCCGACGGGCAGTCCGCCGCCGGCGCCTGA
- the purM gene encoding phosphoribosylformylglycinamidine cyclo-ligase, translated as MPNPYAEAGVDTAAGDLAVELMKSAVSATHNASVLGGVGGFAGLYDVSFLKDYERPLLATSTDGVGTKVAIAQAIDKHDTIGQDLVGMVVDDIVVVGATPLFMTDYIACGRVVPNRIADIVAGIARGCAATGTALVGGETAEHPGLLGPDDYDVAGAAVGVVEAGSQLGAHLVQDGDVVIAIESSGLHSNGYSLVRHILGQRGIGYTDTLPELGGLVGEALLEPTRLYTTPLLELIDGHPGDVHSLSHVTGGGIAANLARVLPVGSWVEVDRSTWQPLPVFRVLAELAGTPIEDTESTWNLGIGMFAVVSAASVDGVTATLRSAGLPAWEVGTVSIGTRDLTGFEQGAKGVDGGAVRLVGAYAG; from the coding sequence ATGCCCAACCCCTACGCCGAGGCCGGCGTCGACACCGCTGCCGGTGACCTGGCCGTCGAGCTCATGAAGTCCGCCGTGTCGGCGACGCACAACGCGTCCGTCCTGGGCGGGGTCGGCGGCTTCGCCGGTCTGTACGACGTCTCGTTCCTCAAGGACTACGAGCGGCCCCTCCTCGCCACCTCGACCGACGGCGTCGGCACGAAGGTCGCGATCGCGCAGGCCATCGACAAGCACGACACGATCGGGCAGGACCTGGTCGGCATGGTCGTCGACGACATCGTCGTGGTCGGCGCGACGCCGCTGTTCATGACGGACTACATCGCCTGCGGCCGGGTCGTCCCGAACCGCATCGCCGACATCGTCGCCGGCATCGCCCGCGGCTGCGCGGCCACCGGCACCGCCCTGGTCGGCGGCGAGACCGCGGAACACCCGGGCCTGCTCGGACCGGACGACTACGACGTCGCCGGTGCCGCGGTCGGCGTGGTCGAGGCCGGTTCGCAGCTCGGCGCCCACCTGGTGCAGGACGGCGACGTGGTCATCGCGATCGAGTCCTCCGGGCTGCACTCGAACGGGTACTCGCTCGTCCGGCACATCCTGGGCCAGCGCGGCATCGGCTACACCGACACGCTGCCGGAGCTCGGCGGCCTGGTCGGCGAGGCCCTGCTCGAACCCACCCGCCTCTACACGACCCCGCTGCTCGAGCTGATCGACGGACACCCGGGCGACGTGCACTCGCTGTCCCACGTCACCGGTGGCGGCATCGCGGCGAACCTGGCGCGCGTGCTGCCCGTCGGCTCGTGGGTCGAGGTCGACCGTTCCACCTGGCAGCCGCTGCCGGTGTTCCGCGTCCTGGCGGAGCTGGCCGGAACCCCGATCGAGGACACCGAGAGCACCTGGAACCTGGGCATCGGCATGTTCGCGGTCGTCTCGGCAGCGTCGGTCGACGGGGTCACCGCGACGCTCCGGTCGGCCGGGCTTCCGGCGTGGGAGGTCGGGACCGTGTCGATCGGCACGCGTGACCTGACCGGGTTCGAGCAGGGCGCCAAGGGCGTCGACGGCGGGGCCGTGCGCCTGGTCGGGGCCTACGCGGGCTGA
- the purF gene encoding amidophosphoribosyltransferase — MCGIVGLVAQGPANQSIYDALLLLQHRGQDSTGIATVDGHVHHMHKTRGHVREGFRTRDMRALLGTMGLGHVRYATRGAAANEEEAQPFYVNAPYGIVLVHNGNLTNTRELTRELFDIDRRHLNTTSDTELLVNVLAHELQGQVRGTHLDPGQVFDAVERVHERVEGSYATIATIAGHGLLAFRDPFGIRPLILGHKFDDAGKSEWVVASESLVLESGGYDIVRDVAPGEAVFIEMDGTMHARQCAKDPRLVPCSFEYVYLARPDSVMNGISVYDARLRLGNRLADTIEQYAPTGDIDVVMPIPDSSRPAAMQVAQKLGIEYREGFYKNRYVGRTFIMPGQAERKRSVRQKLNAMSSEFKGKNILIVDDSIVRGTTSREIVEMARAAGANEVTFTSAAPPVRFPHVYGINMPTRAELIAHDRKIPEINRVLGSDHLIYQEIGDMRDAIIEGSDVTDLEMSCFTGEYVTGLVSPEYLAWVEANQLS, encoded by the coding sequence ATGTGCGGCATCGTCGGCCTCGTTGCGCAGGGGCCTGCAAACCAATCCATCTACGACGCCCTGCTCCTCCTGCAACACCGGGGACAGGACTCCACGGGCATCGCCACGGTCGACGGGCACGTGCACCACATGCACAAGACCCGCGGCCACGTGCGCGAGGGTTTCCGTACCCGTGACATGCGGGCACTCCTCGGGACGATGGGCCTCGGCCACGTCCGCTACGCCACCCGCGGCGCCGCCGCGAACGAAGAGGAAGCCCAGCCGTTCTACGTGAACGCGCCGTACGGCATCGTCCTCGTGCACAACGGCAACCTGACGAACACGCGGGAACTCACCCGCGAGCTGTTCGACATCGACCGCCGGCACCTCAACACGACCTCGGACACCGAGCTGCTCGTGAACGTCCTGGCGCACGAGCTGCAGGGCCAGGTCCGTGGCACGCACCTCGACCCCGGGCAGGTGTTCGACGCGGTCGAGCGCGTGCACGAGCGGGTCGAGGGCTCGTACGCCACGATCGCGACGATCGCGGGCCACGGCCTGCTGGCGTTCCGCGACCCGTTCGGCATCCGGCCGCTGATCCTCGGGCACAAGTTCGACGACGCCGGCAAGAGCGAGTGGGTCGTCGCGTCCGAGTCCCTGGTGCTCGAGTCCGGCGGCTACGACATCGTCCGCGACGTCGCCCCGGGCGAGGCCGTCTTCATCGAGATGGACGGCACGATGCACGCCCGCCAGTGCGCGAAGGACCCGCGCCTGGTGCCGTGCTCCTTCGAGTACGTCTACCTGGCCCGTCCGGACTCCGTGATGAACGGCATCTCCGTGTACGACGCCCGTCTCCGCCTGGGCAACCGCCTGGCGGACACGATCGAGCAGTACGCCCCGACCGGCGACATCGACGTCGTGATGCCGATCCCGGACTCCAGCCGCCCTGCCGCGATGCAGGTCGCGCAGAAGCTCGGCATCGAGTACCGCGAGGGCTTCTACAAGAACCGCTACGTCGGCCGCACGTTCATCATGCCGGGGCAGGCGGAGCGCAAGCGTTCGGTCCGCCAGAAGCTCAACGCGATGTCGTCCGAGTTCAAGGGCAAGAACATCCTGATCGTGGACGACTCCATCGTGCGCGGTACGACGAGCCGCGAGATCGTCGAGATGGCGCGGGCCGCCGGCGCGAACGAGGTCACCTTCACGAGCGCGGCGCCCCCTGTCCGGTTCCCGCACGTCTACGGCATCAACATGCCGACGCGCGCCGAGCTGATCGCCCACGACCGGAAGATCCCGGAGATCAACCGGGTGCTGGGCAGCGACCACCTGATCTACCAGGAGATCGGTGACATGCGCGACGCGATCATCGAGGGATCGGACGTCACGGACCTCGAGATGAGCTGCTTCACGGGCGAGTACGTCACCGGTTTGGTGTCGCCGGAGTACCTGGCCTGGGTCGAGGCGAACCAGCTCAGCTGA
- a CDS encoding DUF3073 domain-containing protein, producing MGRGRQKAKHTKVARELKYFSPDTNYGALERELSVAQQSDEPDYVDRWGDEFGDEGDLENQTDTNKSA from the coding sequence ATGGGGCGCGGCCGTCAGAAGGCGAAGCACACCAAGGTCGCCCGGGAGCTGAAGTACTTCAGCCCGGACACGAACTACGGTGCTCTCGAACGCGAACTCTCCGTCGCACAGCAGTCGGACGAGCCGGACTACGTCGACCGTTGGGGCGACGAGTTCGGTGACGAAGGAGACCTCGAGAACCAGACGGACACGAACAAGTCCGCCTGA
- a CDS encoding MerR family transcriptional regulator, whose amino-acid sequence MLLPTVPITDPVTISAAAELLGITVDTIRYYEKEGIAPAPDRGPDGWRRYDERDLAWLAGVVMLRGTGMSVAEMREYAAAYRAGADDEQRLALLRSHHETVLARQAEVRRHLDALERKIAAYEQQLDGR is encoded by the coding sequence ATGCTCCTGCCGACCGTCCCGATCACCGACCCCGTGACGATCAGCGCTGCCGCTGAGCTGCTCGGGATCACCGTCGACACGATCCGGTACTACGAGAAGGAGGGCATCGCGCCCGCGCCCGATCGTGGGCCGGACGGCTGGCGCCGCTACGACGAGCGCGACCTCGCCTGGCTGGCGGGTGTCGTCATGCTGCGCGGGACCGGGATGAGCGTGGCCGAGATGCGCGAGTACGCGGCGGCGTACCGCGCGGGCGCCGACGACGAGCAGCGGTTGGCTCTCCTGCGGAGCCACCACGAGACGGTGCTCGCGCGGCAGGCGGAGGTCCGCCGGCACCTCGACGCCCTCGAGCGGAAGATCGCGGCGTACGAGCAGCAGCTCGACGGCCGGTAG